In the Chroococcidiopsis sp. SAG 2025 genome, one interval contains:
- a CDS encoding carboxypeptidase-like regulatory domain-containing protein produces the protein MSYTPVFIPLIPAYTRTGVVTDTQDTPIAGATVEAIGKSGQRKFSVTNSAGVYYLEGLSQGEYTLTVNGNSHLRLKLNASTKPFQELNLKTKI, from the coding sequence GTGAGTTACACCCCCGTTTTCATACCCCTGATTCCCGCTTATACCCGCACTGGGGTTGTCACTGATACGCAGGATACACCGATTGCTGGTGCAACGGTAGAAGCGATCGGGAAATCTGGGCAGCGCAAATTTTCCGTGACGAACAGCGCCGGAGTTTACTATTTAGAAGGATTATCCCAGGGAGAGTATACGTTGACAGTCAATGGTAACTCCCATCTGCGCTTAAAATTAAATGCATCTACCAAACCGTTTCAAGAACTGAACTTGAAAACCAAGATTTAA
- a CDS encoding ISKra4 family transposase — protein MDYEFRVVVEKVCVASQAVAKRDTVKIYDLRPPKSILDLGLRHEEQISLLTKVQNALLAEQSALIDLGYVTCPNCGKKLKKNGFMSSNFHAVFSDHKLYIQKHRCNNPECNWQSTPTTTTVFGTDIHPDLAKLQCEQGALFSYRDAQTNLEKINCTRRSVNNHTRIQSLTNQVGAMLSQATLRKPSAQECVAPTTDLIVQVDGGHIPVKEKGKRSFEALSAIAYQPDKIKQVDKNHRQITNKTCVVAALNDELDTIKRFVLNAAHKQGMTEQTRVTGLADGANNCWSVLLSLKSHCLDLECILDWFHIGQKFQNVKNALGESFEESLDSVKWTVWHGEAQAALTKLKLLQDNITDDAKQSQIQGLHNYLKNNLDYLINYDEQKNSGKVYTSQTAESHIDSLFNARHKRKQKMQWTREGAHNVLQIRAKMESQEWNGQWQDAVLEALIGAA, from the coding sequence ATGGATTACGAATTTCGTGTTGTCGTAGAGAAAGTCTGTGTCGCTAGTCAAGCAGTGGCCAAAAGAGACACAGTGAAAATATACGATCTTCGCCCACCCAAATCAATTCTCGATCTAGGGCTGCGCCATGAAGAACAAATATCGCTTCTGACCAAGGTACAAAATGCGCTACTAGCCGAACAATCTGCCTTGATTGACTTAGGATACGTCACCTGCCCCAATTGTGGAAAAAAACTCAAGAAAAATGGATTCATGTCATCCAATTTTCACGCGGTTTTCAGTGACCATAAATTATACATTCAAAAGCATCGCTGCAATAATCCTGAGTGTAATTGGCAAAGTACCCCGACCACAACCACCGTTTTTGGCACTGATATCCATCCTGATTTGGCTAAGTTGCAGTGCGAACAGGGTGCTTTATTTAGTTACCGTGACGCTCAGACCAATTTAGAGAAAATCAATTGCACTCGACGCAGCGTCAACAACCATACCCGCATTCAAAGCCTAACCAACCAAGTCGGTGCAATGCTATCTCAAGCAACTCTGAGAAAGCCTTCCGCTCAAGAATGTGTAGCCCCGACGACGGATTTGATTGTCCAAGTCGATGGTGGACACATTCCGGTTAAAGAGAAAGGGAAACGTAGTTTTGAAGCTTTGTCTGCCATTGCCTATCAACCTGACAAGATTAAACAGGTGGATAAAAACCATCGACAGATTACTAATAAGACCTGTGTCGTTGCAGCGCTCAATGACGAGTTGGATACCATCAAACGTTTCGTGCTAAATGCTGCCCACAAGCAAGGAATGACAGAACAGACAAGGGTAACAGGTCTGGCAGATGGTGCCAATAATTGCTGGTCTGTGCTACTATCCCTGAAATCTCATTGTCTAGATTTAGAGTGTATTCTAGACTGGTTCCACATTGGACAAAAGTTTCAGAATGTTAAAAACGCACTTGGTGAATCTTTTGAGGAATCCCTGGATAGCGTGAAATGGACTGTCTGGCATGGTGAAGCCCAAGCAGCTCTCACAAAATTGAAATTGCTCCAAGACAACATTACTGATGATGCCAAGCAATCCCAGATTCAGGGATTGCATAATTATTTGAAGAACAATCTTGATTATCTCATCAATTATGATGAGCAGAAAAACTCAGGAAAAGTCTATACCAGCCAAACTGCAGAATCTCATATTGACTCACTGTTTAATGCACGACATAAGCGGAAACAAAAAATGCAATGGACCAGAGAAGGAGCGCATAATGTCTTGCAAATTAGAGCCAAGATGGAGAGTCAGGAATGGAATGGACAATGGCAAGACGCCGTCCTGGAAGCTCTAATTGGTGCAGCATGA
- the brnA gene encoding type II toxin-antitoxin system BrnA family antitoxin, whose product MKASEFDQKFDRGEDITEFLDLSAARRPGYEQKRVNVDFPAWMIEALDREAKRLGVTRQSIVKVWIAERLEKCPH is encoded by the coding sequence ATGAAGGCAAGTGAGTTTGACCAGAAGTTCGATCGGGGTGAAGACATCACAGAATTTCTCGATCTATCAGCAGCACGTCGCCCTGGATACGAGCAAAAAAGGGTGAACGTGGATTTTCCCGCCTGGATGATTGAAGCGCTAGATCGGGAGGCAAAGCGTTTGGGTGTAACTCGTCAATCGATTGTCAAAGTCTGGATTGCAGAACGCCTGGAAAAATGTCCTCACTAG
- a CDS encoding BrnT family toxin, with the protein MEFVFDETKSQSNREKHGIDFVEAQELWEDPQRLEIPARTEDEPRYLVIGKIKEKHWSAAIAYRNEKIRIISVRRPRQEEVAIYEGK; encoded by the coding sequence ATGGAATTTGTGTTTGACGAGACTAAGAGTCAATCCAATCGCGAAAAACATGGGATCGATTTTGTCGAGGCACAAGAATTATGGGAAGACCCTCAAAGGCTAGAAATTCCGGCACGGACGGAGGATGAGCCTCGATATTTGGTTATCGGAAAAATTAAGGAAAAGCATTGGTCTGCTGCGATCGCCTATAGAAATGAAAAAATCCGCATAATTTCAGTGCGGCGGCCGCGTCAAGAAGAGGTGGCAATATATGAAGGCAAGTGA
- a CDS encoding D-2-hydroxyacid dehydrogenase: MKIVLPSNLATQIESHLSNDDRIVRLDLQGNLDGDPSDAEVYFHEWSYNAFFERVLSQLPNLRWLHTESAGIDHLLIPTLVARDLIMTNSAGVHAIPIAEFVLAYMLDRAKCLSNFRLAQQQDRWLSYPEVEALGLQELMGATVLIIGTGGIGQAIATRTQAFGMRVWGNCLHPRSLPGFDLVVGAEEWRTLLPEVDYLVLATPLTAQTKHLIDASVLKSMQASAYLINIARGGIIDENALIYALQNGWLAGAALDAFTVEPLPADSQLRSLPNVFITPHCSGISQQMQQRVIELFLENLALYQAGKPLRNIVDKAAGY, translated from the coding sequence ATGAAAATTGTTTTACCCAGTAATTTAGCAACACAGATCGAGTCGCATTTATCTAACGACGATCGCATTGTTCGGCTCGATCTTCAAGGCAATTTAGACGGAGATCCAAGTGATGCTGAGGTATATTTTCACGAATGGTCTTATAATGCTTTTTTCGAGCGAGTATTATCACAATTACCCAATCTACGCTGGCTGCATACTGAAAGTGCAGGCATTGACCATTTATTAATCCCAACCTTAGTCGCTCGCGATTTAATAATGACAAATAGTGCTGGAGTTCATGCAATTCCCATTGCTGAATTTGTCTTAGCATATATGCTCGATCGCGCCAAATGCTTATCTAACTTTAGACTTGCCCAACAGCAAGATCGTTGGCTGTCATATCCAGAAGTGGAAGCTTTAGGATTGCAAGAATTGATGGGCGCAACTGTACTAATTATAGGTACTGGTGGTATCGGACAGGCAATTGCTACCCGCACTCAAGCTTTTGGAATGCGCGTCTGGGGGAATTGCTTGCACCCGCGATCGCTACCTGGTTTCGATTTAGTCGTTGGCGCTGAGGAATGGCGTACACTTTTACCAGAGGTAGATTATCTCGTCCTCGCTACGCCTTTAACGGCTCAAACTAAACATTTAATTGATGCCAGCGTACTAAAATCCATGCAGGCAAGTGCTTATTTAATTAATATTGCCCGTGGCGGAATTATCGATGAGAATGCTTTGATTTATGCTCTCCAAAACGGTTGGCTTGCAGGAGCGGCTTTAGATGCTTTTACTGTAGAACCACTCCCAGCAGATAGTCAGTTGCGATCGCTACCCAACGTCTTTATTACACCTCACTGTAGCGGCATATCTCAACAGATGCAACAACGAGTAATAGAGTTGTTTCTAGAAAATTTGGCACTTTATCAAGCTGGGAAACCTTTGCGCAACATTGTAGATAAAGCGGCTGGATATTAA
- a CDS encoding carbohydrate ABC transporter permease — protein MQNRTWRTISTYGLLGAIAILMLFPLLWLLSTSLKSPTENIFQFPPQFIPSQPTFNNFVRVWETNPFGRYLFNSTLVALLTVGLNLLFCALAAYPLARLEFRGREVIFTAIVTTIMIPFQIVMIPLYILTVQLGMKNTYLGIIFPAIASAFGIFLLRQAFQGVPKELEEAARIDGCSELGIWWHVMLPAIRPALVTLAIFVFIGAWSDFLWPLIAIDRPELYTLPLGVAMLAGTFSLDWRLIAAGSIISIAPILILFLFVQRYIVPTAAGSGVKG, from the coding sequence ATGCAGAATCGAACTTGGCGAACGATCTCGACGTATGGCTTACTGGGTGCGATCGCGATTTTAATGCTGTTTCCCCTGTTGTGGTTGCTGAGTACGTCGCTGAAATCTCCCACAGAAAATATTTTTCAGTTTCCACCCCAATTTATACCCAGCCAGCCGACATTTAATAATTTTGTCCGCGTTTGGGAGACAAATCCTTTCGGTAGGTACTTATTTAACAGTACATTAGTGGCACTGCTCACAGTGGGATTGAATTTATTATTTTGTGCTTTAGCAGCTTATCCCCTTGCCCGTTTAGAATTTCGCGGTCGAGAAGTTATCTTTACAGCAATTGTTACTACTATCATGATTCCGTTTCAAATCGTGATGATTCCGCTATATATTTTGACTGTACAGCTAGGGATGAAAAATACCTATTTAGGAATTATTTTTCCGGCGATCGCCTCTGCTTTTGGAATATTTCTATTACGGCAAGCCTTTCAAGGCGTTCCCAAAGAATTAGAAGAAGCAGCCAGAATTGATGGTTGTTCGGAATTAGGTATTTGGTGGCATGTCATGTTACCAGCAATTCGTCCCGCCCTTGTCACGCTAGCAATTTTTGTCTTCATCGGTGCTTGGAGTGACTTTCTTTGGCCTTTGATTGCAATCGATCGCCCCGAACTTTACACTTTACCTTTAGGGGTGGCAATGTTAGCAGGAACCTTCTCTTTGGATTGGCGATTAATTGCGGCTGGTTCGATAATTTCAATTGCGCCAATTTTAATTTTATTCCTATTCGTGCAACGTTACATCGTACCCACAGCAGCAGGTAGCGGCGTGAAAGGATAA
- a CDS encoding IS4 family transposase codes for MEQAIAKTKVCEQRKRSLPAQLVICLVIAMSLWSRDSMRDVLKNLIDGLSEAWVKVGKYWRVFCKSAITQARQRLSPRVMSQLFHQLVRPMASTDTKGAFLNGLRIVVIDRTCFDLPDSDENARVFGRPSSRPGTQAAFPKLRLVILVEAGTHLIFDALMCPYRIGERVRALRLLRSVSSGMLLMWDRGLHSYAMVQATVTTGSDYLGRIPANVKFLCEEPLADGSYLSWIYPPAKFRSKACQPIQVRVIEYTIGNTDNPEEQLRYRLITSLLELEKFPAQLLAIEYHQRWEVENTIDELKVHLSGRKTHIRSQKPREVVQEVYGWLLGHWAVRLLMFQAAKSAGITPLRLSFTGTLRVIRRAIPKFQRLQSQELPFF; via the coding sequence ATCGAGCAAGCGATCGCTAAAACTAAAGTTTGTGAACAACGTAAACGCTCGTTACCAGCACAATTGGTAATTTGTTTGGTAATTGCGATGAGTCTGTGGTCACGAGATTCGATGAGAGATGTGCTGAAAAACTTAATTGATGGGCTGAGCGAAGCATGGGTGAAAGTGGGGAAATACTGGCGAGTTTTTTGTAAATCAGCAATAACGCAAGCCCGACAACGATTAAGTCCAAGGGTGATGAGTCAATTGTTCCATCAACTGGTGCGACCAATGGCTAGCACCGATACCAAAGGAGCATTTCTCAATGGATTGCGAATTGTGGTAATTGATCGGACTTGCTTCGATCTGCCAGACAGCGATGAAAATGCGAGAGTTTTTGGTCGTCCGAGCAGCCGTCCTGGCACACAAGCCGCATTTCCCAAACTGCGATTAGTCATTTTGGTAGAAGCAGGAACACATTTAATCTTTGATGCATTGATGTGTCCATATCGAATAGGAGAACGAGTGCGGGCATTAAGATTATTACGCTCCGTGAGTTCAGGGATGTTGTTGATGTGGGACAGAGGGTTACATTCTTATGCAATGGTGCAAGCAACTGTCACAACTGGTAGCGATTATTTAGGAAGAATTCCCGCAAATGTCAAGTTTTTGTGCGAAGAACCACTGGCGGATGGTTCTTATCTGAGTTGGATTTATCCACCTGCTAAATTCCGCTCAAAAGCTTGCCAGCCCATACAAGTCCGAGTGATTGAATACACAATTGGTAATACCGACAACCCAGAGGAACAACTAAGATATCGCTTAATTACCAGCTTATTGGAATTGGAGAAATTTCCGGCTCAACTACTGGCGATTGAATATCATCAACGCTGGGAAGTAGAAAATACTATTGATGAACTCAAAGTACATTTATCAGGACGAAAAACTCATATTCGCTCTCAAAAACCGCGTGAAGTTGTGCAGGAAGTTTACGGGTGGTTGTTAGGACACTGGGCTGTGCGGTTATTGATGTTTCAAGCTGCAAAGAGCGCGGGTATCACTCCTTTGCGTCTGAGTTTCACTGGGACATTGCGAGTTATTCGTCGTGCTATCCCGAAATTTCAACGCTTGCAATCACAAGAACTCCCCTTTTTTTAA